A DNA window from Lutra lutra chromosome 8, mLutLut1.2, whole genome shotgun sequence contains the following coding sequences:
- the DNAL4 gene encoding dynein axonemal light chain 4, with the protein MGETEGKKEEADYKRLQTFPLVRHSDMPEEMRVETMELCVTACEKFSNNNESAAKMIKETMDKKFGSSWHVVIGEGFGLEITHEVKNLLYLYFGGALAVCVWKCS; encoded by the exons ATGggagaaacagaagggaagaaagaggaggctGATTATAAGCGACTGCAGACCTTCCCTCTGGTCAGG CACTCGGACATGCCAGAGGAGATGCGAGTGGAGACCATGGAGCTATGTGTCACGGCCTGTGAGAAATTCTCCAACAACAATGAG AGCGCTGCCAAGATGATCAAGGAGACGATGGACAAGAAGTTCGGCTCCTCGTGGCACGTGGTCATCGGCGAGGGCTTTGGGCTGGAGATCACACATGAGGTGAAGAACCTGCTGTACCTGTACTTCGGGGGGGCCCTGGCCGTGTGTGTCTGGAAGTGCTCCTGA